Genomic window (Oryzias latipes chromosome 17, ASM223467v1):
GCAGGGCCGAGAGGGAAACAGAGCGGGGACCTGGACCGAGGCTCACACCTAAAACCCGGGGACGACGAGGTGAAGGTCAGGGCCCACGAGCAAGGCACCGAGACCAACGCAGCCAAGCCGATGCTGTGGCCGGCGTGGGTTTATTGTACCCGTTATTCGGACCGACCCTCAGCAGGTTAGTAAAAGCTTCTTTTAACGAAGTTAGATAATAATAACTAAATAAACtaaagcaaaatgtttttaacgcaaataaaaactaaatggtGCGAAAAATaataacccccccaccccctttaaAGAAGTCTTTAATTAATTCTTTTTGAACGATATATTTTACTATGAGGTTTAATCAGTTTGAACAGAACAAAAACGTATAGGTTCAACTCCCAGAACTCATCATAAACTTCTCTAAGtttattgaaatttaatttaaaaaaagggaaaaacttcTTTTGTGAGATGATGGAGAGGCTTGGTGTGTTTTGTTGCTGCACGATGGTCAGAAAAAAGCctgaagtctgtttttttctgtaaatgtttaaaaaaaaagaaatggtctaaaaataaattttaaagcttccaaatgtttgaaataGTTCACATTAGTTCAACATGAACACAATAGTTCAGCAACAACAAGGGAGGTGTTTTTGTTACATTCAGATTTGggtttgaaacttaaaaaaaagaacttgaagTCAATTTCgcgacagaataaaaaaaatgggggaAAGGCCTAAAAATTGAGGAAAAGGCTTCGAAAAAGCGAGaaaaaagtgaggaaaaaatTCCAAGTTTTACGCCTTTGTTCCTTCGTCTTCTTTGTTCTATTTGCATAATTTTGTACAAAGGGTGGGGGTGAAAAGTGAGGACCCATGGGTCCCGGAGGAAAGCGCCGCTATGGTTCCCAGAGAAGACCCGCACGATGCCCCCCCCCGAAGCTGACGGAGGCCTCCGTCGCTCGGTCCCTCATGGGCCTAAATAGAAATTCTAcagatgtaaaaatatataaacaaccTTTTATTGATCCAGAATCACACACACTgttttttagggattttttatatattatttgaattcaataaataaatactttaaaggATTTTAGTGTACAAGTCAGTATTGTGAAACTCCGTCCCGTTTAAAAGCCTGATCATACATCCTAAAAcgaaatagatttaaaaaaaaactctttctaCTCATATTTACTTTGACTTAACATGTAAAAAGgtgggattaaaaaaatattttaaaggtgCAAGAGTTGGAGTTAATATTTTCATAATGCCAACAAATTATTTAGCAAAtagatttatatttatttctttattttctaatttccaTAAACATAAAggcattttacagaaaaaaaacaaacaaaaaaacctgatgGAGTTGAGTTTTCTCAGACAAAAGCTGTTTTCTCTGAGTTTTAAAGGGGCGCGCGCTTCGTCTTCTGCCTCTTCTTCCACGCGCTCAGGAAAACACGATCAGTCATAATGGGAGGTCagagccccccctccccatggGACGATCGCACGCTATTGGCCCGAAACGCTCGTTTTCTGAACCACTAACCGGAACCGAGCTGCGTTTTCTGATCTTTTTCCCAAACCTTATTAGAAGTTGGggtgtctttgtttgtttggctGAAGCTTTGCTTTGCCGCCCCCTCCTATCCGCAGGGCCCAGATCCCGCAAACCAAAGACAGCCGCCGCTCCGTGCAAAGAGGACAAGCGGCCCCGCACCGCCTTCACCTCGGAGCAGCTGCAGCGGCTGAAGGAGGAGTTCCAGCGCAACCGGTACCTCACGGAGCAGCGGAGGCAGAGTCTGGCCCGGGACCTCGGCCTCAAAGAGTCCCAGATCAAGATCTGGTTTCAGAACAAGCGTGCCAAGATCAAGAAGGCCTCCGGCGGGAAGAACTCCCTGGCGCTCCACCTGATGGCGCAGGGACTCTACAACCACTCCACGACCAAGGACGGCAAGTCTGACAGCGACTAGGAACTCGAACCCACGACGAAAACCCCATGCAATAAAGCGCGATTTAAAGTTTCAATACCGCAACAACCGCATATTTCTATGTGCGGGCCTCTGTTGGGGGGGCTGGGTGGTGTCCTGTGTTCAAATCAAGCGAGCTCACGCGCTCCGGCTGACGAAGCGCGCGTGACAGCACGGACAGTGGAGGGCTCTGAGAGCACGCGCTCTTTGATGACCTGTGTCACGTGACTCTACGGCCTCTGTGGGCCTCTGATTGGACACAACCGAGAGAGGCGAGTCGGTTGGCACGCTCCCGAACCCAACCCCAGGTAGTCCAAACCCGCAGGTGAGCGCACGTGAAGGGGCGCATGCGCCCAGCAGAGCACTTCacatacaaaaaaacagtttgtgacCTCCCTGCTCAGGCCTCCCGCGCCCTGTCTCCCGGGGAGAGAATACCGTAAAGGGTAGAGAACACCGCAATGGTGCGAACGTGTGAACAAATGCGGGAAAAGGGACATGAAAAACGCGCACAGAAGTGCTTTAAATGTAGAGGTCGTTCTACCCCATGAACTGAAGATCAGTTTGTAGTTCTCGAAAcaagaagacttttttttttattaataatattattctttttctctgcGCTGCCTTTATCTGAGCCTTAAAGGAACCACGGGctccttcacaataaaaacagaaagattttGCGCTTTCATCTTCATGACTGGAAGAAACAAACCCAAAgagattttccattttttatttacaaagctTCACTTTCTTATTTCCCAGCTATATTCTAtacttgaaaatgaaattctgTCTTTGCTGGCTCTTACTTTAACCAGACAGGAACCGGATGGTGCTTTCAAATGaagatttttattattattattttttttttttatcaatgtgAGTCTAAAGGATTCAGCCTTAAAATGTCACAAAGTCTGTGGTCGTTTCCTGTTTTTTGCTGTGTGCCGCTTTTTCATGAAGTGGATTTCAATAACAAAGCATCTGCGACCTCCaggacttttctgtctgtcataTTTAGACTCaacggttttgttttggagctaAACgtttcatgataaaaaaaaaacatgaatccccacgttaaatttagacaaaagaaaaagtagaaaaaggaaggaaataTAAAGGATATATTATCGTTTCCAATTCATCATTGTTTATGCTTTTCTGTCTACGAGTatcctaaatgttttttaacgtcagcaaaaaacgtgttttgtattaaaagtaactttttgttttatttttattttatttaccagAAGTTAGAACAGTTTTTGTTCTAGTTCCAAAGCTTTTCATGCCAAATTATCCattaaacagattttatttcTCCACATCTGTGGATAAGTGTCtcattttctgcaaaaacacgtttctttggggttttttaGCAGTAAAGTTacctattatttattgtttaaaaaaaagattatttgttAATATCTGAAGGATAACGTCAATCCTGCCAAAGTAAACAACCTTCTGGAAAAAAGAGACAATTTAAATGAACAGAATCAGCGCGTAATCTCTTAAGAGTCTCTGTAATCCGTTCATCTAGTAAATTAAAATCAGACCTGATTAGACACATTGTATGTCTGCTCTTTGCATCCGTGCAATTAGTTTGGTCGGGTCGTAAAACCAAACGCAAAAACGCAGTTTGCGCGTTTTTGCG
Coding sequences:
- the LOC101161508 gene encoding homeobox protein engrailed-1-B; this translates as MEEKNPQDPGGPQNFRQESSRGVWPLLQPPGHQHQPTNFYIDNILRPDFGLRGKRGKEAPEAPERCTGRRAPKPGSPGAAGPRGKQSGDLDRGSHLKPGDDEVKVRAHEQGTETNAAKPMLWPAWVYCTRYSDRPSAGPRSRKPKTAAAPCKEDKRPRTAFTSEQLQRLKEEFQRNRYLTEQRRQSLARDLGLKESQIKIWFQNKRAKIKKASGGKNSLALHLMAQGLYNHSTTKDGKSDSD